Proteins from a single region of Enoplosus armatus isolate fEnoArm2 chromosome 6, fEnoArm2.hap1, whole genome shotgun sequence:
- the prpf18 gene encoding pre-mRNA-splicing factor 18 isoform X2: MDILKAEIARKRKIIEDKELIDDSKRFFKRADLARKEQEDYFRKCGYKVQRETPESQVDKKEEDEPSTSANPVLELELTEEKLPMTLSRQEVIRRLRERGEPIRLFGESDYDAFQRLRKIEILTPEVNKGLRNDLKAAMDKIDQQYLNEIVGGTESGEVDTQHDLKVHEENTTIEELEALGKTLGTGDDDGDQDVIDKFLRFLLGVWAKDLNSREDHVKRGVQGKLASATHSQTESYLKPLFRKLRKKSLPADIKESITDIIKFMLEREYVKANDAYLQMAIGNAPWPIGVTMVGIHARTGREKIFSKHVAHVLNDETQRKYIQGLKRLMTICQKHFTTDPSKCVEYNAL; the protein is encoded by the exons ATGGATATACTGAAAGCTGAGATCgcaaggaaaaggaaaatcatCGAAGATAAAGAGCTTATTGAC GACTCCAAACGATTCTTCAAAAGAGCTGATCTTGCACGCAAGGAACAAGAAGACTACTTCAGGAAATGTGGATATAAG GTTCAGAGAGAGACTCCTGAGAGCCAG GTTGATAAGAAGGAAGAAGATGAGCCGTCCACCTCAGCTAATCCAGTGTTAGAACTGGAACTAACAGAAGAGAAGCTGCCAATGACACTTTCACGTCAGGAA GTAATTCGACGGCTTAGAGAACGAGGAGAACCAATCCGACTGTTTGGAGAGTCTGACTATGATGCCTTCCAGAGACTCAGGAAGATTGAGATTCTGACCCCAGAAGTAAACAAG GGCTTGAGGAATGACCTGAAAGCAGCCATGGACAAGATTGACCAGCAGTACCTGAATGAGATTGTTGGAGGAACAGAGTCAGGAGAAGTGGACACACAGCACGACCTGAAAGTGCATGAAGAAAACACCACTATCGAAGAACTGGAG GCTCTTGGCAAAACCCTGGGCACAGGAGATGACGACGGAGACCAGGATGTCATCGACAAGTTTTTGAGG TTTCTTCTTGGTGTTTGGGCCAAAGATCTGAACAGCCGAGAGGACCACGTGAAGCGAGGTGTTCAGGGCAAGTTGGCCAGTGCAACCCATTCACAGACTGAGTCTTACCTCAAACCTCTCTTCAGGAAGCTCAGGAAGAAG AGTTTACCAGCTGACATCAAAGAGTCAATCACAGACATCATTAAATTCATGTTGGAGAGAGAATATGTCAAG GCAAATGATGCCTATCTGCAGATGGCCATTGGTAATGCTCCCTGGCCTATCGGTGTGACTATGGTGGGTATCCACGCCCGTACTGGGCGAGAAAAGATCTTCTCCAAGCACGTGGCCCACGTTCTCAATGAcgagacacagagaaaatacaTCCAG GGACTGAAGAGGCTAATGACTATCTGCCAGAAACACTTCACGACTGATCCATCAAAGTGTGTGGAGTACAACGCTCTGTAA
- the prpf18 gene encoding pre-mRNA-splicing factor 18 isoform X1, which yields MDILKAEIARKRKIIEDKELIDDSKRFFKRADLARKEQEDYFRKCGYKVDKKEEDEPSTSANPVLELELTEEKLPMTLSRQEVIRRLRERGEPIRLFGESDYDAFQRLRKIEILTPEVNKGLRNDLKAAMDKIDQQYLNEIVGGTESGEVDTQHDLKVHEENTTIEELEALGKTLGTGDDDGDQDVIDKFLRFLLGVWAKDLNSREDHVKRGVQGKLASATHSQTESYLKPLFRKLRKKSLPADIKESITDIIKFMLEREYVKANDAYLQMAIGNAPWPIGVTMVGIHARTGREKIFSKHVAHVLNDETQRKYIQGLKRLMTICQKHFTTDPSKCVEYNAL from the exons ATGGATATACTGAAAGCTGAGATCgcaaggaaaaggaaaatcatCGAAGATAAAGAGCTTATTGAC GACTCCAAACGATTCTTCAAAAGAGCTGATCTTGCACGCAAGGAACAAGAAGACTACTTCAGGAAATGTGGATATAAG GTTGATAAGAAGGAAGAAGATGAGCCGTCCACCTCAGCTAATCCAGTGTTAGAACTGGAACTAACAGAAGAGAAGCTGCCAATGACACTTTCACGTCAGGAA GTAATTCGACGGCTTAGAGAACGAGGAGAACCAATCCGACTGTTTGGAGAGTCTGACTATGATGCCTTCCAGAGACTCAGGAAGATTGAGATTCTGACCCCAGAAGTAAACAAG GGCTTGAGGAATGACCTGAAAGCAGCCATGGACAAGATTGACCAGCAGTACCTGAATGAGATTGTTGGAGGAACAGAGTCAGGAGAAGTGGACACACAGCACGACCTGAAAGTGCATGAAGAAAACACCACTATCGAAGAACTGGAG GCTCTTGGCAAAACCCTGGGCACAGGAGATGACGACGGAGACCAGGATGTCATCGACAAGTTTTTGAGG TTTCTTCTTGGTGTTTGGGCCAAAGATCTGAACAGCCGAGAGGACCACGTGAAGCGAGGTGTTCAGGGCAAGTTGGCCAGTGCAACCCATTCACAGACTGAGTCTTACCTCAAACCTCTCTTCAGGAAGCTCAGGAAGAAG AGTTTACCAGCTGACATCAAAGAGTCAATCACAGACATCATTAAATTCATGTTGGAGAGAGAATATGTCAAG GCAAATGATGCCTATCTGCAGATGGCCATTGGTAATGCTCCCTGGCCTATCGGTGTGACTATGGTGGGTATCCACGCCCGTACTGGGCGAGAAAAGATCTTCTCCAAGCACGTGGCCCACGTTCTCAATGAcgagacacagagaaaatacaTCCAG GGACTGAAGAGGCTAATGACTATCTGCCAGAAACACTTCACGACTGATCCATCAAAGTGTGTGGAGTACAACGCTCTGTAA
- the prpf18 gene encoding pre-mRNA-splicing factor 18 isoform X3 — protein sequence MDILKAEIARKRKIIEDKELIDDSKRFFKRADLARKEQEDYFRKCGYKVDKKEEDEPSTSANPVLELELTEEKLPMTLSRQEVIRRLRERGEPIRLFGESDYDAFQRLRKIEILTPEVNKGLRNDLKAAMDKIDQQYLNEIVGGTESGEVDTQHDLKVHEENTTIEELEALGKTLGTGDDDGDQDVIDKFLRFLLGVWAKDLNSREDHVKRGVQGKLASATHSQTESYLKPLFRKLRKKANDAYLQMAIGNAPWPIGVTMVGIHARTGREKIFSKHVAHVLNDETQRKYIQGLKRLMTICQKHFTTDPSKCVEYNAL from the exons ATGGATATACTGAAAGCTGAGATCgcaaggaaaaggaaaatcatCGAAGATAAAGAGCTTATTGAC GACTCCAAACGATTCTTCAAAAGAGCTGATCTTGCACGCAAGGAACAAGAAGACTACTTCAGGAAATGTGGATATAAG GTTGATAAGAAGGAAGAAGATGAGCCGTCCACCTCAGCTAATCCAGTGTTAGAACTGGAACTAACAGAAGAGAAGCTGCCAATGACACTTTCACGTCAGGAA GTAATTCGACGGCTTAGAGAACGAGGAGAACCAATCCGACTGTTTGGAGAGTCTGACTATGATGCCTTCCAGAGACTCAGGAAGATTGAGATTCTGACCCCAGAAGTAAACAAG GGCTTGAGGAATGACCTGAAAGCAGCCATGGACAAGATTGACCAGCAGTACCTGAATGAGATTGTTGGAGGAACAGAGTCAGGAGAAGTGGACACACAGCACGACCTGAAAGTGCATGAAGAAAACACCACTATCGAAGAACTGGAG GCTCTTGGCAAAACCCTGGGCACAGGAGATGACGACGGAGACCAGGATGTCATCGACAAGTTTTTGAGG TTTCTTCTTGGTGTTTGGGCCAAAGATCTGAACAGCCGAGAGGACCACGTGAAGCGAGGTGTTCAGGGCAAGTTGGCCAGTGCAACCCATTCACAGACTGAGTCTTACCTCAAACCTCTCTTCAGGAAGCTCAGGAAGAAG GCAAATGATGCCTATCTGCAGATGGCCATTGGTAATGCTCCCTGGCCTATCGGTGTGACTATGGTGGGTATCCACGCCCGTACTGGGCGAGAAAAGATCTTCTCCAAGCACGTGGCCCACGTTCTCAATGAcgagacacagagaaaatacaTCCAG GGACTGAAGAGGCTAATGACTATCTGCCAGAAACACTTCACGACTGATCCATCAAAGTGTGTGGAGTACAACGCTCTGTAA
- the prpf18 gene encoding pre-mRNA-splicing factor 18 isoform X4 produces MDILKAEIARKRKIIEDKELIDDSKRFFKRADLARKEQEDYFRKCGYKVDKKEEDEPSTSANPVLELELTEEKLPMTLSRQEVIRRLRERGEPIRLFGESDYDAFQRLRKIEILTPEVNKGLRNDLKAAMDKIDQQYLNEIVGGTESGEVDTQHDLKVHEENTTIEELEALGKTLGTGDDDGDQDVIDKFLRSLPADIKESITDIIKFMLEREYVKANDAYLQMAIGNAPWPIGVTMVGIHARTGREKIFSKHVAHVLNDETQRKYIQGLKRLMTICQKHFTTDPSKCVEYNAL; encoded by the exons ATGGATATACTGAAAGCTGAGATCgcaaggaaaaggaaaatcatCGAAGATAAAGAGCTTATTGAC GACTCCAAACGATTCTTCAAAAGAGCTGATCTTGCACGCAAGGAACAAGAAGACTACTTCAGGAAATGTGGATATAAG GTTGATAAGAAGGAAGAAGATGAGCCGTCCACCTCAGCTAATCCAGTGTTAGAACTGGAACTAACAGAAGAGAAGCTGCCAATGACACTTTCACGTCAGGAA GTAATTCGACGGCTTAGAGAACGAGGAGAACCAATCCGACTGTTTGGAGAGTCTGACTATGATGCCTTCCAGAGACTCAGGAAGATTGAGATTCTGACCCCAGAAGTAAACAAG GGCTTGAGGAATGACCTGAAAGCAGCCATGGACAAGATTGACCAGCAGTACCTGAATGAGATTGTTGGAGGAACAGAGTCAGGAGAAGTGGACACACAGCACGACCTGAAAGTGCATGAAGAAAACACCACTATCGAAGAACTGGAG GCTCTTGGCAAAACCCTGGGCACAGGAGATGACGACGGAGACCAGGATGTCATCGACAAGTTTTTGAGG AGTTTACCAGCTGACATCAAAGAGTCAATCACAGACATCATTAAATTCATGTTGGAGAGAGAATATGTCAAG GCAAATGATGCCTATCTGCAGATGGCCATTGGTAATGCTCCCTGGCCTATCGGTGTGACTATGGTGGGTATCCACGCCCGTACTGGGCGAGAAAAGATCTTCTCCAAGCACGTGGCCCACGTTCTCAATGAcgagacacagagaaaatacaTCCAG GGACTGAAGAGGCTAATGACTATCTGCCAGAAACACTTCACGACTGATCCATCAAAGTGTGTGGAGTACAACGCTCTGTAA
- the prpf18 gene encoding pre-mRNA-splicing factor 18 isoform X5, with the protein MDILKAEIARKRKIIEDKELIDDSKRFFKRADLARKEQEDYFRKCGYKVDKKEEDEPSTSANPVLELELTEEKLPMTLSRQEVIRRLRERGEPIRLFGESDYDAFQRLRKIEILTPEVNKGLRNDLKAAMDKIDQQYLNEIVGGTESGEVDTQHDLKVHEENTTIEELEALGKTLGTGDDDGDQDVIDKFLRANDAYLQMAIGNAPWPIGVTMVGIHARTGREKIFSKHVAHVLNDETQRKYIQGLKRLMTICQKHFTTDPSKCVEYNAL; encoded by the exons ATGGATATACTGAAAGCTGAGATCgcaaggaaaaggaaaatcatCGAAGATAAAGAGCTTATTGAC GACTCCAAACGATTCTTCAAAAGAGCTGATCTTGCACGCAAGGAACAAGAAGACTACTTCAGGAAATGTGGATATAAG GTTGATAAGAAGGAAGAAGATGAGCCGTCCACCTCAGCTAATCCAGTGTTAGAACTGGAACTAACAGAAGAGAAGCTGCCAATGACACTTTCACGTCAGGAA GTAATTCGACGGCTTAGAGAACGAGGAGAACCAATCCGACTGTTTGGAGAGTCTGACTATGATGCCTTCCAGAGACTCAGGAAGATTGAGATTCTGACCCCAGAAGTAAACAAG GGCTTGAGGAATGACCTGAAAGCAGCCATGGACAAGATTGACCAGCAGTACCTGAATGAGATTGTTGGAGGAACAGAGTCAGGAGAAGTGGACACACAGCACGACCTGAAAGTGCATGAAGAAAACACCACTATCGAAGAACTGGAG GCTCTTGGCAAAACCCTGGGCACAGGAGATGACGACGGAGACCAGGATGTCATCGACAAGTTTTTGAGG GCAAATGATGCCTATCTGCAGATGGCCATTGGTAATGCTCCCTGGCCTATCGGTGTGACTATGGTGGGTATCCACGCCCGTACTGGGCGAGAAAAGATCTTCTCCAAGCACGTGGCCCACGTTCTCAATGAcgagacacagagaaaatacaTCCAG GGACTGAAGAGGCTAATGACTATCTGCCAGAAACACTTCACGACTGATCCATCAAAGTGTGTGGAGTACAACGCTCTGTAA